A window of Variovorax sp. HW608 genomic DNA:
TCGCATCGACCTGGCCGCCCATCAGGTCGTTCAGGGCCGGCGCATTGCCCCGGTAGGCCGCATGAACGATCGGCACGCCGACCATCGAGGCCAGCATTTCGGCGCCGATGTGCGGGCTCGAGCCATTGCCCGACGACGCGAAAACGACCTTGCCCGGGTTGCGGCGCATGTAGGCCACGAATTCCTTGAGGTTGCCGGCCGGCACCTTGTTGGCGACGAAGAGCACGCTCGGCGCATCGGCGACCAGCGTGACCGGCGCCAGCGCCTTCGGGTCGTAGGGCAGGTTCTTCATCAGCAAAGGATTCGCGGTGAAGCCGAAGCCGGTCAGCAAGAGCGTGTGGCCGTCGCCCGGCGCGCGTGCCACCAGCGCGGTGCCGATCGTGGTGCCGCCGCCGTTGCGGTTGTCCACCACGACCGGCTGGCCCCAGCGCGCCGACAAGGCCGGCGCGATCACGCGCGCGAGCTGGTCGGTGAAGCCGCCGGCCGCGTAGGGCACCACGATGGTCACCGGCCTGGCCGGAAAAGTCTCGGCGTGCGCGCCTGCCAGCAGCGCGGCGCCCCATGCCATCCAGACCAGCAGGGCTCTCAGGCAGCGAACAAGGCTCATGGCCGTCGTCTCCATCATCTGAATCAGTTTACTTTACGGCCGGTAAGTAAATTGCCTGGGGTTTACCCGAGAGCGGCCCGGTGGCCGGGGACGCCTTCGCGTCCGTTTCAGCTCAGGGGATCAGCGCCCGGCGGGCGCGTTGAGGCCCACGAAGGCCATGTCGAGGTACTGGTCGATCACTTCGCGCGTGGTCAGCCGACCGCCCAGCGAATGCCAGCGGCACAGGTGATTGAGCATCGACAGCAGCATCCGGCCGGCCATCGAGGGGTCGACCGGTCGGAACTGACCCTGGCTGATCGCGTCGCGGATGCTGTCGCGCAGCAGGCGCTCGTAGGCGTCGCGCAGATGCACCGTGACGGCACGCGGCCGGGCATCGCTGTTCGACCAGAAGGCGTTGGAACCGGCGATCCACGAATCACGGCTGCGATCCAGGAAGTCGGCCGAAGCCCGCATGAACAGCCGCACGCGATCGGCGGGTGTGGCGCCCTCGCGCATCGCCGCGCCCACGGTGTCGACCAGGTTCTGCATGGACTCCAGCACGATGCGCTCGTACAGCTCTTCCTTGTTCGGGAAGTGGTAGTAGAGCGCAGCCTTGGTGATCTTGGCCTCCTCCGCGATGTCGCGCAGCGAGGTGCCCTCGTACCC
This region includes:
- a CDS encoding Bug family tripartite tricarboxylate transporter substrate binding protein, producing the protein MSLVRCLRALLVWMAWGAALLAGAHAETFPARPVTIVVPYAAGGFTDQLARVIAPALSARWGQPVVVDNRNGGGTTIGTALVARAPGDGHTLLLTGFGFTANPLLMKNLPYDPKALAPVTLVADAPSVLFVANKVPAGNLKEFVAYMRRNPGKVVFASSGNGSSPHIGAEMLASMVGVPIVHAAYRGNAPALNDLMGGQVDAMFDSPSSMSFVQAGRMKVIGVASEQPIARNPQLVPLAQAGVPELAGFVCGGWFGFFLPAKTPSDLQQRIYEDLRAVLAQPELREGIQNVGGEPRQTTPAEFAAYLDAETQRWAPVIRERNIHLD
- a CDS encoding TetR/AcrR family transcriptional regulator, with amino-acid sequence MANGPADPVEAASESPSSTRTRSDARQEQLIEIAIRLFARKGYEGTSLRDIAEEAKITKAALYYHFPNKEELYERIVLESMQNLVDTVGAAMREGATPADRVRLFMRASADFLDRSRDSWIAGSNAFWSNSDARPRAVTVHLRDAYERLLRDSIRDAISQGQFRPVDPSMAGRMLLSMLNHLCRWHSLGGRLTTREVIDQYLDMAFVGLNAPAGR